A window of the Tachysurus fulvidraco isolate hzauxx_2018 chromosome 6, HZAU_PFXX_2.0, whole genome shotgun sequence genome harbors these coding sequences:
- the igfbp5b gene encoding insulin-like growth factor-binding protein 5b: MLLNFLFVMVPFLSAVPHSLGSYVPCEPCDQKALSMCPPEPKGCQLVKEPGCGCCLTCALAENQPCGVYTSTCAHGLRCLPRDGEEKPLHALLHGRGLCTNEKGYKASHPPVDRESKEHDEAMKTDTTEEQLQPAKVPIYAKQDLIKSKKEAAMRKEKKKQQEKLRSISLEQSPGPTGKHDTEFEFGPCRRRLDGIIKGLKDTSRIVALSLYLPNCDRKGFFKRKQCKPSRGRKRGICWCVDKYGVQLPGTDYSGGNIQCKDMEPGNNNE, encoded by the exons ATGCTCCTTAACTTCTTATTCGTGATGGTGCCGTTTCTGTCGGCTGTACCACATAGCTTGGGTTCGTACGTGCCGTGCGAGCCGTGCGACCAGAAGGCGCTGTCCATGTGCCCTCCCGAGCCCAAAGGCTGTCAGCTAGTGAAGGAGCCCGGCTGCGGCTGCTGCCTCACCTGCGCGCTCGCAGAGAATCAGCCGTGCGGCGTATACACCAGCACGTGTGCGCACGGACTCCGCTGTCTGCCGCGCGACGGAGAGGAGAAGCCACTACATGCGCTGCTGCACGGCAGAGGGCTGTGCACCAACGAGAAGGGCTATAAGGCGTCGCATCCGCCTGTTG ATCGCGAGTCTAAAGAGCATGACGAGGCAATGAAGACTGACACAACGGAGGAGCAGCTTCAACCAGCCAAAGTACCCATTTATGCTAAGCAAGACCTAATCAAAAGCAAGAAAGAAGCTGCAATGCGcaaggaaaagaagaaacagCAGGAGAAGCTGAGGTCCATTAGTCTGGAACAGTCACCAGGCCCAACTGGCAAGCATGATACCGAATTTGAATTT GGTCCATGTAGAAGAAGGCTAGACGGGATCATAAAGGGGCTGAAAGACACCTCCCGCATTGTGGCTCTATCACTTTATCTGCCCAACTGTGACAGGAAGGGCTTCTTCAAACGCAAACAG TGTAAGCCCTCACGTGGTCGGAAACGAGGAATATGCTGGTGTGTGGATAAATATGGAGTGCAGTTGCCAGGGACCGACTACAGCGGCGGAAACATCCAGTGCAAAGACATGGAGCCTGGCAACAACAATGAGTGA